A part of Vulpes lagopus strain Blue_001 chromosome 4, ASM1834538v1, whole genome shotgun sequence genomic DNA contains:
- the LOC121490134 gene encoding dnaJ homolog subfamily A member 1-like: MVKETTYYDVLGVKPNATQEELKKAYRKLALKYHPDKNPNEGEKFKQISQAYEVLSDAKKRELYDKGGEQAIKEGGAGGGFGSPMDIFDMFFGGGGRMQREQRGKNVVHQLSVTLEDLYNGATRKLALQKNVICDKCEGRGGKKGAVECCPNCRGTGMQIRIHQIGPGMVQQIQSVCMECQGHGERISPKDRCKSCNGRKIVREKKILEVHIDKGMKDGQKITFHGEGDQEPGLEPGDIIIVLDQKDHAVFTRRGEDLFMCMDIQLVEALCGFQKPISTLDNRTIVITSHPGQIVKHGDIKCVLNEGMPIYRRPYEKGRLIIEFKVNFPENGFLSPDKLSLLEKLLPERKEVEETDEMDQVELVDFDPNQERRRHYNGEAYEDDEHHPRGGVQCQTS; this comes from the coding sequence atggtgaaagaaacCACTTACTATGATGTTTTGGGGGTCAAACCCAATGCCACCCAGGAGGAACTGAAAAAGGCTTACAGAAAACTGGCCTTGAAGTACCACCCTGATAAGAAtccaaatgaaggagagaagtttAAACAGATTTCTCAAGCTTATGAAGTGCTCTCtgatgcaaagaaaagggaattatatGACAAAGGAGGAGAACAGGCAATTAAAGAAGGTGGAGCTGGTGGTGGTTTTGGCTCCCCCATGGACATCTTTGATATGttttttggaggaggaggcaggatgcagagagaacagagaggtaAAAATGTTGTACATCAGCTCTCAGTAACCTTAGAAGATCTATATAATGGCGCAACAAGAAAACTAGCTCTGCAAAAGAATGTGATTTGCGATAAATGTGAAGGCCGAGGTGGTAAGAAAGGAGCAGTCGAATGTTGTCCCAATTGCCGAGGTACTGGAATGCAAATAAGAATTCATCAGATAGGACCTGGAATGGTTCAGCAAATTCAGTCTGTGTGCATGGAGTGCCAGGGCCATGGGGAACGGATCAGTCCTAAAGATAGATGTAAAAGCTGCAACGGAAGGAAGATAGTTCGAGAGAAGAAGATTCTAGAAGTGCATATTGACAAAGGCATGAAAGATGGCCAGAAGATAACATTCCATGGTGAGGGAGACCAAGAACCAGGACTTGAACCAGGagatattatcattgttttagaTCAGAAGGACCATGCTGTTTTTACTCGACGAGGagaagatcttttcatgtgtatggatATACAGCTGGTTGAAGCCCTGTGTGGCTTTCAAAAGCCAATATCTACTCTTGACAACCGAACCATCGTCATCACCTCTCATCCAGGTCAGATTGTCAAGCATGGGGATATCAAGTGTGTGTTAAATGAAGGCATGCCAATTTATCGTAGACCATATGAGAAGGGTCGCCTAATCATCGAATTTAAGGTAAACTTCCCCGAGAAcggctttctctctcctgataaactttctttgctggaaaaactcctacctgagaggaaggaagtagaagagaCTGATGAAATGGACCAGGTAGAACTTGTGGACTTTGATCCCAATCAGGAAAGACGGCGCCATTACAATGGGGAGGCATATGAGGATGATGAACATCATCCTAGGGGTGGTGTTCAGTGTCAGACTTCTTAA